ACCGCGGCGCATAAGATGAGAACCGACCGGCATGTGTGACACCCATGTGTGACAGGGATGTGCAGCAGTACGGAGCGCTTCGCCCGAAATCGGGAGAAAAGCTTTCGGCTTCAGGAACTTAGCATGGAATGGCTGGGGCGCCAGGATTCGAACCTGGGAATGGCGGTACCAAAAACCGCTGCCTTACCGCTTGGCGACGCCCCAATGGTGGGCGTGTACATAATCGGCGGCATCGGTCCTGGCAACCCGATTTTACGACCGTCCAGCGCTGAAAAGATATCTGCCGGGACATGCAAATCCCCCTTGCGGCATCCGTCCCCCCTCGCTATAAGACCGGCCTCCCCGATGAATAATCGGTGTCGGAGTGTAGCGCAGTCTGGTAGCGCACCTCGTTCGGGACGAGGGGGTCGTAGGTTCGAATCCTATCACTCCGACCATTTTCCCGCTTCTGGATTAGATATATATATATGAAGCGCGACGGTCGGCCGTGGAAATCCATGGATCGGCTCAGGCTATCTTTCCTGCGTAACCGGGAACGTGAAATGATTGCGGAAGGGCCCATCCAGCTTGATTGGGGCTCCCAGCGAGAACTCAAAATTGAGCTCGGCTAGCCTCCCTGCGGACAGCATATCGAACCTGCATGCCTCTACGCTGCTCCGGACATATCCCGCTCGCATGCAAAAGAAGCCCCAGAAGCTCCGCCTGCCCTAAGTGCGGCGGGCGTGAAAAGTGGGAACCAGGTTTGCGCGAAAAGATACTCAATAACATAGACTGACAGCATCGGATGTGGGTTCGATGTCACGTCCGATGGGCTAAAGCCCTGCGCAGAGCACCCAAATCTTCTGCCGCTGTCGCTCGCCCTATCCTTCCTTCGTCGTAACGAGAGAAACAAGGGAGTCATCGTCGTGGGGCTCTACCCCTACGGCTGCCTTGAAAGGGACTTGGGTTTGCCGGTGGTCGAAACCAACCGCTGACGGAGCCACTGCGTAACGGGTTGGTCAAGGAGCCTGTGGGCCATCTCAGCGACGATCACGGACGCAATCATAACGGCAATTACGTAAACCCAAGGGGCGGCGGATACCGGTATAGCGAGCTTTATCGCGATCATGCGACAGCCCCAAATCACCAATGTATGCAGGAGATAAAGCGCGTAAGACGAGTCACCCAGGACCGCAAGGGGGCGAAGCCACATAGGCGGTGGGCCGAACGTCCCCAGGGTTGCGCCAACGACGATGAGAGCTGCCGGGACCCCATAAGCATAGATGCGCTCCCACTTGGAAGGGTAACCATCGCCGATTTGAACGAAGTAGACGAAAACCGCGATACCAATCATTGCTGCCGCAATGGGCCAAGGCAAGCGCAGCCCCTCCTTGTAAGCAAGCCCGATCCCAAGACCAAATACGAAATTCAGGATGATCGGTTGGGACAGGAACGTAATAGCATCTGCGCCCGCTCGTGTTCTTCCGGCGGCGACAATTCCAACAAGGACTAAGATGAGACCACAGATCGCGAAGCGACGCGGAAGAACAATCGCTATCGAGAACAGAAGGTAGAAAAACATCTCGTAGTTCAGGGTCCACCCAACAGGATGGGTCGGCTGCATGACGCCATCGGGGCGTGGGTAGGGAATGAAGAAATACGAAGCTAGCGTATGCGCTAAGGTAAAACCGCCGCCGACACCGAGAACATAGAGCGAGGTTGTCGCCCAATACAACGGGACGATCCGGATCAGTCGCCGTAACAGGAAGAGCTTGGTTGCTCCTGGCGTTCCAAAGAGGCGGCCTGATGAAACCACCATGATGAATCCGGAGATGACAAAGAATATATCGACGCCGGCCGATCCTATCACAAGTTTAGGGATAGCATGGGGAAGCCCAAACCCTTCAGCCAGATTAAGCTGAATGTGATGCCCCACAACCATCAAGGCGGCCGCAGCTCGCAATAGCTGGACAGAAAACAGAAAGAGCACGCTTGGCCCCAATCGATGCAGTCATCCCAATGAGGTGCGCTCTATCAGCGATGGGCTTGGCGTCAAAGTGCTACGATGGTGATGCGCAAAGAATATAAATTGGGGCGGCGACATAGGAACGTTCAAAGACGCAATATCGCATCGGCGGGCAAACCCCAGGCAGCAACCTGCTGGTGATAGCATCGTGTACTTATGCAAGCGTGACCGGAACTGTATTTCGGCCAGAGGGCGCCTGGAAACTCAAGGGATTGCACGGACTAATCTTTTGGTCATGGAGCGACTCACCGCGAGATCAATCCGGCTTTCTGTGATGGCCGGTAGGCCCTCCCGGTCTTCGGCAAAAGGGCAGATGGGCACGGGGCAGCTTTAGCTCAGCGGCCACGGGCGCAATTTCGTGCCCACGCCAGAACGAATGGCGGTAGGCTCGAATTCCATCACTCCCACTGTTTTCCGCACTTGCATCAAAAGGTGGACAGAGCCTCGCCGACGGGCGATGGAAAGCCCTGGCCCGTTTCGCGGTCCTCCTCCCATCGCCGCTACGAGATCAACGTGAAGCTCGTCATCGTCTCCGACATTCATGGCAACTACGATGCCCTGCAGGCTCTCCCGGAGGAATACGACGAGCTTTGGGTGCTCGGTGATCTGGTCAATTACGGTCCTCAGCCGGCCGAAGTCACCGCCGCAGTGATCGCACAGGCCTCATTGGTCGTGCAGGGAAACCACGACCATGCGGTGGCCCACGAGGACGATTCGGCCTGGAGCCCGCGCTACCGCGCTATGGCCGAGGCGACGCGGCGCTACACCTCCTCGGTCCTGAGCGACGCGCAGAAGGCCTATCTGCGCAGCCTTCCGGAGCAGGTCCGCATCAAGCGCGAGGGGACCACCTTCCACCTGCTTCACGGCACACCGGCCGATCCGCTTCGCGGACGCTGGCCGACCGACGAAGCGGAATGGGAAGCGGAACTCGCCGGGATTACGGCCGATGTCCTCCTGTGCGGCCACAGCCATGTGCCCGTCCTCAGGCGGCTTGGAGGCAAGACGCTGCTGAATCCCGGAAGTCTCGGCCAGCCCCGGATGGGGGGCTCCTGCGCAAGCTATGCGGTGTGGCAGGACGGCGCTTTCGAACTCAAGACGTTCCACTATCCGGTCCAGGAGACGGTGCGAAAGCTGAAGGAACTCCCTTTCCCTTCGGAGATCACGGCGGAGCTGGTGGAGATTCTGCAAACCGGCAAAGTATAGGCTTCTTGCACGGAACGAGGGCCCTGGCGGTGCGAGTGGAGGCCCTGAGCGGAGCCCTGGCTCATCGTCCGCCCCCGAGGACCGCGTGCGCGAAAAGCGAATCCGGTTCTCGGTGCAGAACGACGCGCAAGAGAATTTTCCGGCGAAGTGGACCCGGTTCGCTGTCAGGAAAATGCGGCCGAGCCAAAGAATAGAGTTGATTCCACGTCAGTGGGAACAGCTCTAATGGGTCGAGAAGCGGCCGTTCTCGTCATAAGTCTCATAATGAAGGGTCTGAGCCGGAACGGCCTCCAGCTGACGCGGGGCTTTCGGCCAGTCCTGAGTCGTCTCGTGCGCCTGGGGCATGTAGCGGGGGCGGAAGCGCAGGTCGACCAGGGATCGCAATTCGGGAGCTGCCAGGTCGAGCACGTTGGCGTCGCGCCAGCGGCGGTGCAGTTTGGGACGGCCCGTCATGCGTCCCCAGAAGCCCTGCACCTCCTCCTCGACCTGCAGGATGATGCGGCCCGTGAAGGTCTTGCGGAGATTAAAGCGTCCTGTCAGAGCCATTCAACTCTCCCAACTTGAGGTTTTCTGCAAAGGCGGCGTTCGAAGGTCCAGATCGCCGAACAGGGCCAAAAATCCTGACCTCCTGGTTCGCCGGACCTGCCGTTACAGGCCAATGCAAGCGCAGGCTTTCAGGTTCCGACCCATGCGCAGGAACCAAAGGTCGCAATATCGAGAGGGGATGTTCCGCACCGTTTCACTCCGTTCTCAGCCTTCGCGGCGATGAGCCCGGCGATCGGTGCGGGAGAAGGAACGATCGCCGGGCCGGAGGGAACGCAGGGTACTGGGAGGACCATGAGTTCCTTTTTCAACGACGCGGACGCGGCGTGAGATCGATCGTAACGAGCTGACCGGTACGGGGATCGAGGATGGTCATGGCGGCCTCCTGTGCTGTTGACACAAGGGAAACGCCGCAGGCCGGCGAACGATCAAAGCCTTCTGCGCGCATGGTAAGCAATTCGTTACCGGAGCGTGTGCTTTCACACCTGGAAAGGCGGAAGCCCGGCCTTTAACCCGAGGCATCGCAGATGGCGCGAATCCACCGGCGCCGTCGTGACACCGACCGGAGACATTCTTGATGCATTCAACCTCGTTCGAGTCCGTATGGACGCCCCGCCTTCTCAGCATCCTGCGCATCGTCGCGGCGCTGATCTTCATGGCGCACGGCACTCAGAAGATCCTCGGCTTTCCCACAGGCGCTTCCCCAGCCATGTTCAGCCTCCCCTGGATTGCGGGCGTGCTCGAACTCTTCGGTGGGGGCCTTCTCGTTCTCGGCCTTTTCGTTCGCCCCGTGGCGTTCCTGCTCTCGGGCCTGATGGCCTGCGCCTATTGGATCGCCCATGCGCCGAAGAGCGTCTTTCCCGTGCTCAACGGCGGCGACGCGGCGATTCTCTACTGCTTCGTGTTTCTCTACTTCGTGGCGGCCGGCGGCGGCATCTGGAGCCTGGACAACCTGCTCCGCAAGACCCGCTGAGCGGACACCGTTCAGATTCAGACAATGAAAGGCAGGAGACCGAAAGGGTCTCCCGCCATTTTTCATGGCTGCTCTTTGCCCGAGCCGGTCATGCGGCGAAGGCGCTCGTCCTCGAGCTCGACGTGCAGAGTGTGGTCGTCTTCCTCATCGAGCGGATTGGGCATGAGGTCCGTGGTCAGGCCCGTCGTGGTCGAGGCGGCTGCTCCGATCGGGGGAGCAGCCCCTTGGGAGCGCCAGTCCGTCTCCTGCTCACCCGGCTCGACGCGCCCTTCGTCGTCCAGGATATTCACGACACGCTCGATCTCCGCCTCGTCCACGCCGACCGTCACGAGGGTTCCGCCCTGGCGAACGCCATCCACATAGGCTTTGGCCTGGTCCTCGCTCAAGCCGGAATCGGCCAGGGCTCCCATGAGCCCGCCGACCGCGGCCCCTGCCCCGGCGCCGATGAGCGTCGAGATCAGCCATCCGGCTCCGATCACCGGACCGAGTCCCGGAACCGCCACCGTGCCGAGCCCGGCCAGGAGACCCGCGCCGCCGCCGGCAATCGTGCCCGCCGCGGCCCCGGCGCCGGCGAATTCGTGATTCAAATCCTCATCGTCCAGCGAGCGGGTCGCATGATGCGAGGAAACGTTGTCGGTGTTGTTCGAGATCAGGCTGACCTCGAAATGGGGAATATGGGCCGCCTCCAGCCGCTGCACGGCCTTGGCCGCCTCGTCGTAAGTGTTGAAGAAGGCAGTGATTCTGCGCTCGGCCATCAGTTCGTCTCCGGGATTTCTCGGCTG
This window of the Microvirga sp. TS319 genome carries:
- a CDS encoding acyltransferase family protein, which translates into the protein MLFLFSVQLLRAAAALMVVGHHIQLNLAEGFGLPHAIPKLVIGSAGVDIFFVISGFIMVVSSGRLFGTPGATKLFLLRRLIRIVPLYWATTSLYVLGVGGGFTLAHTLASYFFIPYPRPDGVMQPTHPVGWTLNYEMFFYLLFSIAIVLPRRFAICGLILVLVGIVAAGRTRAGADAITFLSQPIILNFVFGLGIGLAYKEGLRLPWPIAAAMIGIAVFVYFVQIGDGYPSKWERIYAYGVPAALIVVGATLGTFGPPPMWLRPLAVLGDSSYALYLLHTLVIWGCRMIAIKLAIPVSAAPWVYVIAVMIASVIVAEMAHRLLDQPVTQWLRQRLVSTTGKPKSLSRQP
- a CDS encoding metallophosphoesterase, translating into MDRASPTGDGKPWPVSRSSSHRRYEINVKLVIVSDIHGNYDALQALPEEYDELWVLGDLVNYGPQPAEVTAAVIAQASLVVQGNHDHAVAHEDDSAWSPRYRAMAEATRRYTSSVLSDAQKAYLRSLPEQVRIKREGTTFHLLHGTPADPLRGRWPTDEAEWEAELAGITADVLLCGHSHVPVLRRLGGKTLLNPGSLGQPRMGGSCASYAVWQDGAFELKTFHYPVQETVRKLKELPFPSEITAELVEILQTGKV
- a CDS encoding DoxX family protein, whose translation is MHSTSFESVWTPRLLSILRIVAALIFMAHGTQKILGFPTGASPAMFSLPWIAGVLELFGGGLLVLGLFVRPVAFLLSGLMACAYWIAHAPKSVFPVLNGGDAAILYCFVFLYFVAAGGGIWSLDNLLRKTR